Proteins encoded together in one Planctopirus ephydatiae window:
- a CDS encoding division/cell wall cluster transcriptional repressor MraZ has product MPLTGTYLRILDEKQRVGLPKRLREDLGCLECNHLYIAPGTQKSLVLYSPEGFNCLSETLSSRGFPGGDQTYLRLFYSSAERVDLDNQGRFRIPDRLSTHALLDKEIYLLGVNDHVEIWDREHWDRYTRTFSPQFDQLSSPGNSWQIAG; this is encoded by the coding sequence ATGCCGCTGACGGGTACCTACCTGCGAATTCTCGACGAGAAGCAGCGTGTGGGCCTCCCCAAGCGACTACGCGAAGACTTGGGTTGCCTCGAGTGTAATCATCTGTACATCGCACCCGGGACTCAAAAATCACTGGTACTCTACTCTCCGGAAGGTTTCAATTGCCTGTCGGAAACATTAAGTTCCAGAGGTTTTCCTGGGGGTGACCAAACGTATTTGCGGTTGTTTTACTCTTCTGCGGAGAGGGTCGATTTAGATAATCAAGGACGATTCCGAATACCGGATCGGCTGTCCACCCACGCTTTGCTCGATAAAGAAATCTATCTGCTGGGCGTGAATGACCATGTCGAAATCTGGGATCGGGAGCATTGGGATCGGTATACGAGAACGTTTTCCCCACAGTTTGATCAGCTCTCCTCTCCGGGGAACTCCTGGCAGATTGCGGGCTGA